The DNA segment GCATTTCAACTACTACACAACCTTGGTCTTCGGAATACAAAAATGAAAGGGACAATGTGGGTTGTGATGGAGGATTGTCAACAAATCCGGGAATTTATGATGTGACCGGTACTCCTATTACCGATGCTTGGTGGGTTGATATTAGAGGATACGAAACCGATGGATTTATATGTGGAGGAGATGACGGAAATTGTGATAGTTATTCCGGGCCTTCAGGTGTTTCAGGTGTTATTCTAACCACTTGGGCACCGAGTTGTTCAGGAACTTGGAATAACTTCAATGCATCAAGAACTTGTAATTCAGGTGGTACTCAAGTTTATACCAGTGCTACCCAATTGCGTTATCATTTCGATTTTGCCAGTCTTACCGATGCCAATGCAGGAGGTACCATTTCATTGTCAGTACCTAGCGATGCGAATCTTTGTATTGGAGGAAATCCCAATCAAATTAATGGAAATTCTATTTTGAGTGATCGATTTTCATCGAGGGATTGGGAAGTTAGCACCAATGGAGGATCGTCTTTTACTTCGCTTGGCTCATCAGGTCAAAATTACGACCCACCGGCATTAACTGCAGGCACGTATATTTATCGTAGGAAATTAACGTATTGCACAGACTTTGCAGGAGGAACAAAAACAGTTTATTCCAATTCCATTACCATCACGGTAAATCCTTTAGACAATGCTAATTTTTCATACTCCTCTGCATCGTATTGTTCCAATTTAGCCAATCCGAGTCCAACCATTACGGGACTAACCGGTGGAACATTTTCTGCTACTGCCGGTTTATTTATTAATCCAACAACTGGGGTTATCGCTTTAGCTTCTTCAACTCCAGGCGGGCCATACACAATCACCTATACAACCAATGGAACTTGTCCCAATTCAAGTACTCAACAAGTTAGTATTGTAGCAGCAGATAACTCCAGCTTTAGTTATTCGGCAGCTTCTTTCTGTGTAAACAATGGAGGTACTGCTGTTCCGGTAGTAACGGGTTTAGGTGGAGGAACCTTTTCATACACACCCAATTCAGGATTAACCTTTAATACAGGAACCGGAGCAATTACGCTTGCTACCAGCAATCCTGGAACCTATTCAGTAATGTATATTACCAATGGAGTTTGTCCTGATACTTCAACCAATTCAGTTATTGTTACAGCTGCAGACAATTCCTCTTTTTCTTACTCCTCTAACACCTTTTGTGTAAATGGAACAACCAATCCATTGCCACAAATTACAGGTTTAACCGGAGGTACATTTGCATCCTCTCCTGCAGGTTTAAGCCTGAATGCATCAACCGGAGAAATTACTTTATCAACCTCTGCTACCGGAATTCCATATATCATTACATATACCACAGTAGGTCCTTGTGCAACTAGTTCGAATTTTTCAGTAATCATTAACCCTTCACCTGTTGTTTCTTTCACCGGCTTGGCTGCTGATTATTGCATTAACAATACTTCATCGATTACATTAAATGGCTCTCCGGCAGGAGGAACATTTTCAGGTTTAGGTGTAGTTGGAACTACCTACACACCTTCCCTAACAACCATTGGCACTCATGTAATTACATACAACTATACTGATGGAAATGGATGTAGTGCATCTTCAAGCCAAAATGTTCTAACCAATGGTCTTCCATTTGTTTCAATTTCAGGAACCTTACCTGCTTATTGTGTAAGCGAAAATACACCTATTACTTTGACGGGTTTCCCTGCTGGTGGTAGTTTTTCAGGTCCAGGCATTTCAGGTTCTGATTTTACACCCTCAACAGCAGGTTCAGGTATTCATACCTTAACCTACACCTACACCGATCCAAATGGTTGTACCAATTCTGCAAGCACACAAGTAACAGTTTATGCTTTACCAACTGTGGCATTTGCCGGCTTAAATACTGATTATTGTATTACTGCATCTCCAAGCAATTTAACCGGATTTCCTTCCGGAGGTAGCTTTACAGGTACCGGATTAAGTGGATCATCCACATTTGACCCACAAGTGGCCGGTGTTGGAGGTCCTTATACCTTAACCTATACTTACACAGACGCCAATGGATGTACCAATTCTGCCAGCCAAACAACCGTAGTTAATAATACTCCAACAGTTAGCTTTACTGGATTAGCTGCACAATATTGCACCAATGACCCTTCTGCTACCTTGAGTGGCAACCAAGTTGGAGGAATCTTTTCTGGTCCTGGAATAAGCGGAACTACATTTTCACCATCCACATCAGGTACAGGTAACCTTACCATTACGTATTCATACACGGATGGAAATGGATGTTCTAATTCAATTTCTCAATCTACGGTAGTATATACTGCACCAACTGTAAACTTTGCAGGATTAGCATCTGCCTATTGCGAAAACGACGCATTGGATATTCTAATCGGATTCCCGGCAGGTGGCACATTTTCAGGAAATGGTGCAGTTGGAAATAATTTTAACCCCCAAGTTGCCGGAGTAGGAAATCAAACAATAACCTATACCTATACTGATGCTAATGGATGTTCCAACCAGGCTTCTAATTCTACCGTTGTAAATTCAACACCTGCAGTTTCATTTAGTGGATTGGCCGGAACATATTGCATTAGCCAAACCACTGCTGTTAGTTTAAATGGATCGCCAACGGGCGGAACTTTTATGGTTAACTCCGTTGTTGGAGGCAGCTTTATCCCTAGTGTGGAAGGATTAGGGAACCACACCATAAGCTATTTTGTAACCAACGCCCAAGGATGCTCTGATACGGCCTCTTTAGGAACAACCGTTGTGCCTGCCCCGGTGGTATCTTTTACAGGATTAGCTGCCCAATATTGTTCGAACGCTTCCTCTATCACTCTAACTGGTAACCCAGCCGGTGGAACATTTACCGGATCTGGTATTATCGGAAGTACATTCGATCCAACTGCAGCAGGTACAGGAACCATATCTATTACCTATTCCTATTCAGATGGTAATGGTTGCAGCAATAGTTCTACAAACTCTACTGTAGTGGTGGCCGCTCCGGTTGTTAATATTGCAGGTCTGGATGCAAGCTATTGTATTAATGGTTCTTTAGATCAGTTGACCGGCTTTCCAACAGGAGGAACATTTACTGGAAATGGAATTTCGGGAACTAATTTTAATCCTCAGGTTGCAGGAACAGGAACCCATACTATTACTTATTCTTATACAGACAACAATAGTTGCACTAGTACTACCACTGCAAGCACTCTGGTTAATGCTCAACCTGTGGTTTCATTTAGCGGATTATTAAACACCTATTGCATAGATAATTCTGTTGGAACTCAATTAATTGGTAGTCCATCCGGTGGAACATTCTTTGGAAATGGCATCTCCGGCAATTTATTTGTTCCGGCTAATGCGGGATTAGGTTCTCAAACCATTTTTTACACCTATACCAATGGAAATGGTTGCTCTGATACCATTTCAAATACCACCACAGTCAATGCTCTTCCTGTTGTAAGTTTAACAGGATTGAATACCACCTATTGTGCAGCAGATCCTGCATCCGTATTAACAGGCTTACCAGGTGGTGGTACATTTTCCGGACCAGGCAACGTAAGTAGCGGATCTTTCAATCCTGCTGCAGCGGGTGCCGGTACATATAATGTAACCTACACATATACCGATGGATTTGGTTGTACTAATAGCGCACAAGTATCTACTGAAGTATATCCAATGCCTAACACCCCGATTATTTCACCTCAAGGCCCAATTAACCTTTGTGTAGGAAGTGATACCTTATTAGATGCCGGAAATGGTTACAGTACGTATACCTGGTTCCTAAACTCCGGAGCTATTGGAAATGCACAAAGTTTCAATGCATCTCAGGCAGGAACTTACTATGTAACAGTAGCGAATACTTTCAATTGCCGGGCTACCTCCGGAACCGTAACAATTAATGCTGTTCAATTGCCTGTAATTAACCTCGGTAATGATACCACCTTCTGCCTTGGAACTACCTTTACACTTAACGCAGGTAATGGTTATACTTCCTATGCATGGAATACCGGAGCCAACACCTCAACTATTACTGTAAACAGTCAGGGCATTTATTCAGTTTATGTAACAGATGCCAATGGTTGTCATGGATCAGACCAAATTTCAGTACTTGCCGGAAATCTTCTTAACCCGGTTATTACTGCTCAAGGAAATACCCAAATATGCCAGGGTGATACCGTAGTTTTGGATGCAGGCTCTTACGCTACTTATAGTTGGAGCGATGGAGGACAAACCACCACACAATTCTTTAATGCAACTTACGCAGGTCCGATTTCAGTTACCGTAACAGATGCAAATGGTTGTTCGGGAACTTCTGCCCCTGTACAAATTGACGTATTACCTCTTCCAATAGTAAATATTGTTGCAAGCGGTCCAACCGAACTATGTGCAGGTAATTCAGTAACCTTAACCGCAGATCCGGGTTTTGTTAGTTACCAGTGGAGCGATGGGGTTACCGCAGCTTCAAATATTGTAACTCAACCCGGAAGCTATGTTGTTACAGTTGTAGGATCAAATGGTTGTGATAATAGTTCTGCTCCTGTGGTAGTTAATATTCACACCCCTCCTCAACCTACCATAACTGCCAGCGGTCCAACTACATTCTGTAAAGGAGGCTCAGTTAACCTAACCTGTGATCCGGGTGGTATGCAATATTTATGGACAACAGGAAGCACTTCTCAAACAATAAATGTTACTCAAACCGGTGATTATTGGGTAATTGTTGAGGATGGATTTGGATGCTCAGATAGTTCATACGTATTAAATCCTGTTCATGTGGAAGTAATTAATCCTTCACCGATAATTAGTATCAATGGAAATACCTTCACCTCTACTCCATTTGCATCGTACCAATGGTATCAAATTTTAGGTGGTGGACAACCGGATTCATTATTAGTTGGACAAACCAATCAAACCTACGTTGCCACCTCCAGTGGTACCTATTACCTAATTGTGACAGACCAAACAGGTTGTACCGGATCCAGCGTAGTTATTGAACATACCTATAATGCTATCCAGGAAAACAACTTCTTTAGCGGATTCCATGTTTATCCTAATCCAACTGAAGATTTGTTAACAATTGAACTTGGATTAGGCAAACCAAGTGCAGTTGAATTCCAAATTATCAACGGTAACGGACAATTAGTTAGAAACATAGAGTTAGGGCAACAAAACAAACAATTAGAAAAAAGCTTTAGGGTTGAT comes from the Bacteroidia bacterium genome and includes:
- a CDS encoding T9SS type A sorting domain-containing protein codes for the protein MKKFYLPIITLFFSVLTFCNSFAQTLRVQGRVNSLSLSDCSDCNSSADPRIKTRISTTTQPWSSEYKNERDNVGCDGGLSTNPGIYDVTGTPITDAWWVDIRGYETDGFICGGDDGNCDSYSGPSGVSGVILTTWAPSCSGTWNNFNASRTCNSGGTQVYTSATQLRYHFDFASLTDANAGGTISLSVPSDANLCIGGNPNQINGNSILSDRFSSRDWEVSTNGGSSFTSLGSSGQNYDPPALTAGTYIYRRKLTYCTDFAGGTKTVYSNSITITVNPLDNANFSYSSASYCSNLANPSPTITGLTGGTFSATAGLFINPTTGVIALASSTPGGPYTITYTTNGTCPNSSTQQVSIVAADNSSFSYSAASFCVNNGGTAVPVVTGLGGGTFSYTPNSGLTFNTGTGAITLATSNPGTYSVMYITNGVCPDTSTNSVIVTAADNSSFSYSSNTFCVNGTTNPLPQITGLTGGTFASSPAGLSLNASTGEITLSTSATGIPYIITYTTVGPCATSSNFSVIINPSPVVSFTGLAADYCINNTSSITLNGSPAGGTFSGLGVVGTTYTPSLTTIGTHVITYNYTDGNGCSASSSQNVLTNGLPFVSISGTLPAYCVSENTPITLTGFPAGGSFSGPGISGSDFTPSTAGSGIHTLTYTYTDPNGCTNSASTQVTVYALPTVAFAGLNTDYCITASPSNLTGFPSGGSFTGTGLSGSSTFDPQVAGVGGPYTLTYTYTDANGCTNSASQTTVVNNTPTVSFTGLAAQYCTNDPSATLSGNQVGGIFSGPGISGTTFSPSTSGTGNLTITYSYTDGNGCSNSISQSTVVYTAPTVNFAGLASAYCENDALDILIGFPAGGTFSGNGAVGNNFNPQVAGVGNQTITYTYTDANGCSNQASNSTVVNSTPAVSFSGLAGTYCISQTTAVSLNGSPTGGTFMVNSVVGGSFIPSVEGLGNHTISYFVTNAQGCSDTASLGTTVVPAPVVSFTGLAAQYCSNASSITLTGNPAGGTFTGSGIIGSTFDPTAAGTGTISITYSYSDGNGCSNSSTNSTVVVAAPVVNIAGLDASYCINGSLDQLTGFPTGGTFTGNGISGTNFNPQVAGTGTHTITYSYTDNNSCTSTTTASTLVNAQPVVSFSGLLNTYCIDNSVGTQLIGSPSGGTFFGNGISGNLFVPANAGLGSQTIFYTYTNGNGCSDTISNTTTVNALPVVSLTGLNTTYCAADPASVLTGLPGGGTFSGPGNVSSGSFNPAAAGAGTYNVTYTYTDGFGCTNSAQVSTEVYPMPNTPIISPQGPINLCVGSDTLLDAGNGYSTYTWFLNSGAIGNAQSFNASQAGTYYVTVANTFNCRATSGTVTINAVQLPVINLGNDTTFCLGTTFTLNAGNGYTSYAWNTGANTSTITVNSQGIYSVYVTDANGCHGSDQISVLAGNLLNPVITAQGNTQICQGDTVVLDAGSYATYSWSDGGQTTTQFFNATYAGPISVTVTDANGCSGTSAPVQIDVLPLPIVNIVASGPTELCAGNSVTLTADPGFVSYQWSDGVTAASNIVTQPGSYVVTVVGSNGCDNSSAPVVVNIHTPPQPTITASGPTTFCKGGSVNLTCDPGGMQYLWTTGSTSQTINVTQTGDYWVIVEDGFGCSDSSYVLNPVHVEVINPSPIISINGNTFTSTPFASYQWYQILGGGQPDSLLVGQTNQTYVATSSGTYYLIVTDQTGCTGSSVVIEHTYNAIQENNFFSGFHVYPNPTEDLLTIELGLGKPSAVEFQIINGNGQLVRNIELGQQNKQLEKSFRVDNLANGIYTLIVKAGEHTIRTNFVKR